Part of the Trichoderma asperellum chromosome 1, complete sequence genome is shown below.
CGTGAGCCACGTTGTCAAGCACTTTGATGAAGGCGCAAGCAGTGGCCAGTGGAGTTACTCGGCTAGGATGCGGAATCTGCTCAGGCAATCCAGCGTACTGAACGCCTGGTCGCAGTCGCTATGGCCAGATGGTGATCCGAGCCGCCTGCGGTGGAACTCACAAACCAGCAGCGTCCTGCGAAAACGCCTAGAGACGAGACATCTTGGCGACCTCCAATTTCTCGTTCAATACGCCATTGCGCTGGGGTCAAGTCCCAATGGCGCGATTCAGAACTTTCGTGCGGACTTTGTGACCCCGATCCGTAGCGAGTGCCGGCTGGCGATCCATGGCCACAGTAGGGCCTCCGCGGCACCCGCCCCAGAAGCAGACCACATGCAATACAACATGTCAACGGGTGGTGCCAACCCAGCAATGATTGCATATTATCAGCGGCACGCGTACATGCCTCAGCCAGCGCAGGCGCAGCTACATTCCCCAGGCTACACTTATCACAATGCGCCTCCTTCTCCGGGATATGACGCCCAGCAACAAGctttacagcagcagcagcagcagcagcagcagcaatcccAGCAGTACATGGGAATGACCGATGCACCGATGGTTGGGTCTGATTACGGGCCACATGCCAATGGCAACCTCCAGACTATGCCTGCTGCTTATGCCACCAACGGCCTGCACAGTCCCGCACCTACGGAGATATGCGGAACCGCGAGCCCGGGCTCCAGCATGGAGCAGCGGACTAATACGTACGCATACAACTCTTCGCCGTATGCGTATTAAATCACGAGGTAGCAGCGCCTCGTACGCCAGGCTGTTTGAAGTTGCATGCAAAATTGACCAATGTGACCACATCCCGTAGTGGTTGCTGGTCTGCGGCGCCATGTACGATTGaacaattttttcttttttaacaCAGAACGCATGTGCCCCAAAGATATCGGCACTGACGGATTGCACATACTATCACTAtgctactaccactactactacGAACAACAAGAACTGGCTCTGGCAGCGCGGAAGGCTTTTCAAAGAGCTCCTGGGAGGCTGGACGGTAGACGATTTACACAATAACGGCCGACTTGCATCATTTTCCTTTGTCCCTTTTGTTTATACGTTGGCAaatttcctctctctcttgtaattcttttttataccCTCACAAGCACgcatttcatttcatcaGTAAGATTGATTCACAATATGAGAGTAAAAGCAGAAGAGCGACACTCATtgcgacttttttttttcttgtttctttttgttttataaGGAATGgcggggggagggggaatcAAACTtgcacttcttttttttactgatGTTAGTACACGACTATGGAGAGCATCTGTGGTTATGAAGTGGGCGAATTACGGGGAAATAGCTTGTCTTTTCTgtcttattattattttactgtTGATGGCTAATTCACATGGGAAAATGTCTGAACGGCCTCTTGGGATGAATCATTACAAGCGGGGGAGtaggagaaacaaaaaatatGGATTACTTGTTAGACCAAAGATGTGTTAAATGCCTACCTTACTAGAATCTCTTGTGGATGCAGCAATGCACGTACAAGTAAATACGCCCTTCCTTTTGTGTATAAGTATCAATGCAGGATTTCGGGACATGTATGTAATGTGACGGATCAAATGCTTATATTAAACAGACAGCACATACATACGTCCCGCCTGCAGCTGTAAGTTACGTAGGCAGCAGAACGGAGAAACGAAGTGTCGGTACcgtaaaacaaacaaacacccCCGAAAAAGAGCGCACCATTATCCAAACGAGGTAAGAAAACTAAAACGGGAAACCTTTATCCGGATGTAGCGTAATACTGGTACAATAGAAAAATTACAAGCGAATGGATTTATGTAAGGATTATTCTATCTACTTTATgttaggttatttttttaaataagagagagaaaaaaaaaaagtaacagAACCGATTGATTACTATTACTGCTCCTTGGATTTAGCTTTCTTATAATAACGGGCATTAAGCCGAAACCTCATTAGCTGGGGAGGCAAATGAAGCTTTAGATGACGGGGGGAGGGGTCATTTAGATTAAAAATTCCTGCCAAGCTTGCTTTGATtgcttgccttgccttgctttgcGTTGCGTTTCTCGATGATGGAAGAAGGGGAGAGTtgggaagggggggggggattttCAAAAAATGTAACTGGGTGCTAAagtctcttttttgtttcgtcGTTTCGATTCATGCCTGATTATTCATTGGCATTTCTTctgattttttatttattgtaatagtagtatttacttttatgCAGCTTAGGCGTGCCGGGACGCGTGTACAATCCCGATCTCTTAAGATCActcactctcttcttgtctctttctTGCTCACTCAAGTTTTTCGGAAAtacgccaaaaaaaaaaaaaaaaaaaaagcatgtaCAGTATGTATGTAACGGCTGTCTTTTAGCACCGCTATAGCCGTGCAAGCAATGGGGCGCTCCCGTACCGTTCCATACCGTCGCATATCGTGCCGTACCTAGACCGAGTTAGGTATGTGCAAGCGTCGTTTAGCTCAAACAaagaggggagaagaaaaggataaCGGAGCAACAAATAATGACAGCATGTGTGTTGTTGGCAGTTgggttaataataaaaaacaaacaaacgaaAAGGTTCCATTGCAGCGAAGCGAAGGTTCCCTCGTCTAAAATCCTTCTCACAAGGTCCAGCCAAGAGGACCCATTACTGTCAATTTTTTGTcactttttttgcccttcatTTTTTTGAGTCTTCTATAAGCAGGGGCTGGGAAAAGGGCCCTGAAATGCTGTTGGTAATAATTATGCCGTTCTTGCGATTAGGCAGAGGCTTTTAAGCGAATCCACCAatcatttcctcttctttcctcttctttcctctctttttccttctttttctctggtCTTGCCGAGTGGGATTTTGGGTGTGCGTAGGAATAATGGGAGATTGTTGGGCGGTATGTAGTAATACTACCCTGTGATGCTTTGTTCTGTACAGCGATGTGGAATAAAATGGAGCAGTACTGCCTTAGTATGCTTTCACATACATGAGGGATTACATATTGTCGTCTGGCTTCTTCGGCAGTGGACCACTTCATCGCTGGGTACTACGCACAGCataagaggaggaggaaattGTTACAGAAGGGTAGCAGTGCTATCAAGTA
Proteins encoded:
- a CDS encoding uncharacterized protein (EggNog:ENOG41) gives rise to the protein MAQGLWPNQEGVSPDLNLPQQERVDRQMIRHLLGKYSREELGRLLQEEGRVSPSSYEDRSFMLSSGNISSGSSHDDSSNMFDSTSSNNAFSDTSSTCGSVTSNVSPRASHRRKPNASPSTTRASISLTDESSWDVEDATTASTATAPKQKGSFTCGFCLEEGIQKTCTRKNDLKRHMEDFHHTNAQWFCRHRGCQMVFDWQTAYKAHLKNSHGGSRMNLDDAKVPLCPQTVFACGFENCLQVFEAPSDVHAGPTFKEYVSHVVKHFDEGASSGQWSYSARMRNLLRQSSVLNAWSQSLWPDGDPSRLRWNSQTSSVLRKRLETRHLGDLQFLVQYAIALGSSPNGAIQNFRADFVTPIRSECRLAIHGHSRASAAPAPEADHMQYNMSTGGANPAMIAYYQRHAYMPQPAQAQLHSPGYTYHNAPPSPGYDAQQQALQQQQQQQQQQSQQYMGMTDAPMVGSDYGPHANGNLQTMPAAYATNGLHSPAPTEICGTASPGSSMEQRTNTYAYNSSPYAY